The Rhinopithecus roxellana isolate Shanxi Qingling chromosome 13, ASM756505v1, whole genome shotgun sequence genome contains a region encoding:
- the CBX6 gene encoding chromobox protein homolog 6 isoform X1: MELSAVGERVFAAESIIKRRIRKGRIEYLVKWKGWAIKYSTWEPEENILDSRLIAAFEQKERERELYGPKKRGPKPKTFLLKARAQAEALRISDVHFSVKPTASASSPKLHSSAAVHRLKKDIRRCHRMSRRPLPRPDPQGGSPGLRPPISPFSETVRIINRKVKPREPKRNRIILNLKVIDKGAGGGGTGQGAGALARPKVPSRNRVIGKSKKFSESVLRTQIRHMKFGAFALYKPPSAPLPTPPTPLAAPPAGKADASAPGPGLLLAAPATPYDARSSGSSGCPSPAPQSSDPDDTPPKLLPETVSPSAPSWREPEVLDLSLPPESAATSKRAPPEVTAAAGPAPPTAPEPVGASSEPEAGDWRPEMSPCSNVVVTDVTSNLLTVTIKEFCNPEDFEKVAAGVAGAAGGGGSSGASK, translated from the exons ATGGAGCTGTCTGCAGTGGGCGAGCGAGTCTTCGCGGCCGAATCCATCATCAAACGGCGGATCCGAAAG GGACGCATCGAGTACCTGGTGAAATGGAAGGGGTGGGCGATCAA GTACAGCACTTGGGAGCCCGAGGAGAACATCCTGGACTcgcggctcattgcagccttcgAGCAAAA GGAGAGGGAGCGTGAGCTGTATGGGCCCAAGAAGAGAGGACCCAAACCCAAAACTTTCCTTCTGAAG GCGCGGGCCCAGGCCGAGGCCCTCCGCATCagtgatgtgcatttctctgtcAAGCCGACTGCCAGTGCTTCCTCGCCCAAGCTGCACTCCAGCGCAGCAGTGCACCGGCTCAAGAAGGATATCCGCCGCTGCCACCGCATGTCCCGCCGTCCCCTGCCCCGCCCGGACCCGCAGGGGGGCAGCCCCGGCCTGCGCCCGCCCATCTCGCCCTTCTCGGAGACGGTGCGCATCATCAACCGCAAGGTGAAGCCGCGGGAGCCCAAGCGGAACCGCATCATCCTGAACCTGAAGGTGATCGACAAGGGCGCTGGCGGCGGGGGCACCGGGCAGGGGGCTGGGGCCCTGGCCCGCCCCAAAGTCCCCTCGCGGAACCGCGTTATCGGCAAGAGCAAGAAGTTCAGTGAGAGCGTCCTGCGCACCCAGATCCGCCACATGAAGTTCGGCGCCTTTGCGCTGTACAAGCCCCCGTCCGCCCCCCTGCCTACCCCGCCCACCCCCCTGGCTGCCCCGCCCGCTGGCAAGGCTGATGCCTCAGCCCCCGGCCCTGGGCTGCTCCTGGCCGCTCCCGCCACCCCCTACGACGCCCGCAGTTCCGGCTCCTCCGGCTGCCCCTCACCTGCACCACAGTCCTCTGACCCCGACGACACGCCCCCCAAGCTCCTCCCCGAGACCGTGAGCCCATCCGCTCCCAGCTGGCGCGAGCCGGAGGTGCTCGACCTGTCCCTCCCTCCCGAGTCGGCAGCCACCAGCAAGCGGGCACCGCCCGAGGTCACAGCTGCTGCCGGCCCGGCGCCTCCCACGGCCCCTGAGCCCGTCGGTGCCTCCTCCGAGCCCGAGGCTGGGGACTGGCGCCCCGAGATGTCACCCTGCTCCAATGTGGTCGTCACCGATGTCACCAGCAACCTCCTGACGGTCACAATCAAGGAATTCTGCAACCCTGAGGATTTCGAGAAGGTGGCTGCTGGGGTAGCAGGCGccgctgggggtggtggcagcagtggggCGAGCAAGTGA
- the CBX6 gene encoding chromobox protein homolog 6 isoform X2 produces the protein MELSAVGERVFAAESIIKRRIRKGRIEYLVKWKGWAIKYSTWEPEENILDSRLIAAFEQKERERELYGPKKRGPKPKTFLLKPTASASSPKLHSSAAVHRLKKDIRRCHRMSRRPLPRPDPQGGSPGLRPPISPFSETVRIINRKVKPREPKRNRIILNLKVIDKGAGGGGTGQGAGALARPKVPSRNRVIGKSKKFSESVLRTQIRHMKFGAFALYKPPSAPLPTPPTPLAAPPAGKADASAPGPGLLLAAPATPYDARSSGSSGCPSPAPQSSDPDDTPPKLLPETVSPSAPSWREPEVLDLSLPPESAATSKRAPPEVTAAAGPAPPTAPEPVGASSEPEAGDWRPEMSPCSNVVVTDVTSNLLTVTIKEFCNPEDFEKVAAGVAGAAGGGGSSGASK, from the exons ATGGAGCTGTCTGCAGTGGGCGAGCGAGTCTTCGCGGCCGAATCCATCATCAAACGGCGGATCCGAAAG GGACGCATCGAGTACCTGGTGAAATGGAAGGGGTGGGCGATCAA GTACAGCACTTGGGAGCCCGAGGAGAACATCCTGGACTcgcggctcattgcagccttcgAGCAAAA GGAGAGGGAGCGTGAGCTGTATGGGCCCAAGAAGAGAGGACCCAAACCCAAAACTTTCCTTCTGAAG CCGACTGCCAGTGCTTCCTCGCCCAAGCTGCACTCCAGCGCAGCAGTGCACCGGCTCAAGAAGGATATCCGCCGCTGCCACCGCATGTCCCGCCGTCCCCTGCCCCGCCCGGACCCGCAGGGGGGCAGCCCCGGCCTGCGCCCGCCCATCTCGCCCTTCTCGGAGACGGTGCGCATCATCAACCGCAAGGTGAAGCCGCGGGAGCCCAAGCGGAACCGCATCATCCTGAACCTGAAGGTGATCGACAAGGGCGCTGGCGGCGGGGGCACCGGGCAGGGGGCTGGGGCCCTGGCCCGCCCCAAAGTCCCCTCGCGGAACCGCGTTATCGGCAAGAGCAAGAAGTTCAGTGAGAGCGTCCTGCGCACCCAGATCCGCCACATGAAGTTCGGCGCCTTTGCGCTGTACAAGCCCCCGTCCGCCCCCCTGCCTACCCCGCCCACCCCCCTGGCTGCCCCGCCCGCTGGCAAGGCTGATGCCTCAGCCCCCGGCCCTGGGCTGCTCCTGGCCGCTCCCGCCACCCCCTACGACGCCCGCAGTTCCGGCTCCTCCGGCTGCCCCTCACCTGCACCACAGTCCTCTGACCCCGACGACACGCCCCCCAAGCTCCTCCCCGAGACCGTGAGCCCATCCGCTCCCAGCTGGCGCGAGCCGGAGGTGCTCGACCTGTCCCTCCCTCCCGAGTCGGCAGCCACCAGCAAGCGGGCACCGCCCGAGGTCACAGCTGCTGCCGGCCCGGCGCCTCCCACGGCCCCTGAGCCCGTCGGTGCCTCCTCCGAGCCCGAGGCTGGGGACTGGCGCCCCGAGATGTCACCCTGCTCCAATGTGGTCGTCACCGATGTCACCAGCAACCTCCTGACGGTCACAATCAAGGAATTCTGCAACCCTGAGGATTTCGAGAAGGTGGCTGCTGGGGTAGCAGGCGccgctgggggtggtggcagcagtggggCGAGCAAGTGA